The sequence aatatgagaacaaagacgaaccacccatattggagttaaaacccttgccagaagaattgaagtatgcatttcttggagaagatgaaacatatccggtggtaatttcttccaaactagcaagtgatgaagaaggtaaattagttgatatgcttaaaagacataaaaatgcaattggttggacactaaaagatctcaagggcattaatccactaatttgcactcacaaaattcacttagaagaaaatgcaaaaacatctcaacaaccacaaaggagattaaatccacacatgaaagatgttgtgaaaactgaagttctcaaactacttgatgttgggattatctaccctatttctgatagtaagtgggtaagcccaacacaagtagttccgaaaaaatctggcatcacagtgataaaaaatgaaaaaggtgaattgttaacaagtcgagtcccatctagttggcggatgtgtattgattatagaaaattaaatgacgccactagaaaagatcattttccattaccatttttggatcaaattttagaaagagtagcaggtcatccatactactgttttcttgatggatattcaggttattatcaaattcccattgcactcgaagatcaagataaaactacattcacatgtccttttggaacatttgcatttagaaggatgccatttggattatgcaatgccccagcaacatttcaaagatgtatgctaagcattttttgcgacatggttgaaaattgtttggaaattttcatggatgatttaactgtctttgggaatacatttgataattgtcttgaaaatttggaaaaagttttaaaaagatgcgaggaaaaaggtcttattttaaattgggaaaaatgtcattacatgattacttctggaattgttttgggacatgtcgtgtcatctcatggaattgaagttgataaagcaaaagttgatgtcattgccaatttaccccctccaaaaaccattaaagaaattcgctcatttttgggacatgctggattttataggaggtttataaaggactttagtttaatctctaaacccatttgtaacctcttaacaaaagacactgcatttgagtggactcaagaatgtcaaaatgcttttgataaaatcattcgacatttaacatcagctcctatcatgcaacctcctgattggtctttaccatttgaaatcatgtgcgatgcgagtgattatgcagtcggtgcagtattgggtcaaagaagaaacggtaagccttatgtgatatattatgcaagtagaactttaaacaatgctcaaatgaattactccacaactgaaaaggactacttgctgtaatatttgcataagataaatttcgttcttatttgattggatcaacgactattgtgtttactgatcattctgctattagatatttgttgatcaaacaggatgcaaagccacgactgatacgatggattttgttgctccaagaattttacattgtgatcaaagataaaaaaagagctgagaatgtcgtagccgaccatttatcaagactagtaacaggatcatcttgtgaaatgacaccaattaacgataattttcctgatgaacatctattttcagttactactacaccttggtttgctaacatagtaaattttcttgtgacaggaaaaatgccaccgtaatggagttctcaagatacaagaaaatttttgaatgaggtaaaaaacttttattgggatgatccgtatctgttcaagtattgtccggatcaaatttttcggcgttgcatacccgacaatgaggtaagtagtgtcattaaattttgtcattcagaagcatgcggaggacatttttcttcaaagaaaatagcTGCAAAAAtcctgcagtgtggattttattggcccactttgtttaaagacacccacgaaatctgcaagatttgtgaaaattgtcaaaaattgggtgcaatttaaaaaaaaaacatgatgcctttgaatcttattattgaaattgaaatctctgattgttagggaatagattttatgggaccttttccaccgtcgtttagatacttgtatattttagttgcagttgattatgtttccaaatggatagaggcaattccatgtcgaacaaatgatcataaaatcgtcatcaaatttttaaaagaaaatatttttagtagatttggaattcctcgagccatgataagtgatgggggaactcactttgttaataaaccatttgctttattaatgaaaaatatggtattactcacaaagtaactactccttatcatcctcgaacaaatggacaagttgaattagctaatagggagataaagcaaattttggaaaaaagtgttaactcaaatagaaaagattggtctctgggacttaatgatgcactttgggcttatcgaacaacttttaaaacatcattgaatatgtctccctataggttggtttatggaaaacattgtcatttgcctgtggaattggaacataaagcttattgggcgatcaaaacttttatttcaagcatggatgatgccaacaaattgcgtaaattgcaacttaatgaacttgatgaactcagaaatgacgcgtatgagaattcaaggatttataaagcaaaaatcaaatcatttcatgataaaacaattcttagaaaatcttttgagattggtaaaaaagttttgctttataattcccgacttcacatattcccaggaaaattaagatcaagatggacaggcccatatgttgtaaagcatgtgtatacttatggagctgtggatattgaaaatcctaaaaatggtgatgtttttaaagtaaatggacaaaggcttaaaccatttttagaaaatgaaatttttcaagaagagtttatttccctttccgatccttgattttttttgtgttgcatttaattttgtttgtttttatttcaggtttccttaatctttttattttcccggttaaatggcggataacggtactccttgactctcatagtcggtttaatcagtttctcataattgctgatacaaaaataaaaaaaatcatttcttttcttttcaaaatggatgaaattctctcaaaaatttgtaaatattttccctctgtttctgaaaatgttcgaagaaaaatttatgcaggaatgtgtgaaagattgagattgctaatgcaaaaaagaattccagaagatattcgtcttgtaatagaagctaaggtccgattaggaggagaagtttcacaatcattgctcattcggtatttgcctggattaggaaaaaacaCTTATGGGGAAAAAcaaagggccaaaagtttaggggtttgtcataagtgtgcaagatggacttgtgacaaacgatgcagatctttgggatgtgtttccaataacagagaagataaaattggtttcattaaaaataggctgagtaaggagtctttagataacatgttattgactcttgagacacATTCTAGtagacatgtgcatattgaacttctccgtttatggaaacaattccaagatgagcgtcatagtcttgggaatccgactaaaaaagaccctgtttgccaatttataagaaaattggatgggaagcatatcctcgactcatagaaggcgttgaagccgtttctggatgtaaaaccagaggaaaattgtgagccacaatcacactcctgtttacatgcatgtgtgtcattattgtttttactgtttattctgtttacaactgtgacccatagttttgtcNNNNNNNNNNNNNNNNNNNNNNNNNNNNNNNNNNNNNNNNNNNNNNNNNNNNNNNNNNNNNNNNNNNNNNNNNNNNNNNNNNNNNNNNNNNNNNNNNNNNNNNNNNNNNNNNNNNNNNNNNNNNNNNNNNNNNNNNNNNNNNNNNNNNNNNNNNNNNNNNNNNNNNNNNNNNNNNNNNNNNNNNNNNNNNNNNNNNNNNNNNNNNNNNNNNNNNNNNNNNNNNNNNNNNNNNNNNNNNNNNNNaaaaaaaagtcaattttaatattctgatcaatataaaaatatgatttatgaaatctttttgagtgattaaccattgtgataaaatcaggtattaaagtatatggcccaagatataccttataagagtgcctaaaattttaaactcacacatattttgtgagtgagtggagaggactgagaaaacagctttcgagcctttattgatcatgagagagactatctattgtttagatattgagttcttattttgaaaaaaaaaatgatatttcttgaaaaaaaaagggagaaaaatacaaaaagaaagatattgaagatctatgtaatttttaagttatatgctacgacccatatatctctcataaaaaaaaaagaaagagataaatttattgtacaaattaaataaatatgtggtcaagaagcataaacttaatctgattccatgatgtatttaagcataaatttattggtaccatttacatgtttgtttggttttaccaaccatttaaagtgggaaccttgatttagtgtttacaaatatatatagcacaataaatacttgaccacatttataagttttggaatatattatatacttataagataataatttataacataatataaatatgattatttaatatattggaaccattttattaagtggattctaatattgttcgttaatgttaactttattaaaataccaagagtggatcctttaatctcaactacttaaattaaaattggaacaattaaaatttacccattaaatattcaaacaattaaaaagaaacaaaaacaaaacaaaaatacattgtagtggactagtaattaccttagcttccctgtggatacgatatcggactcaccgaattatactacttgtggacaacctgctcttgggaatGCAAccatcaaagtgacaacactcAGTTGCATATCAGTTTTCAGAAGCACTAAAAGTCCAGAGGGAATTCTTCATCAttgtatcagcttagtttagaagccattTTCCCTCAGTGCGTGAGAACATTCtcgttcagttctcacacacacacactcactctcaaatccactcaaaaaccgtcttgcacaaagacaaaaacttgtgtatgtagtctttgacacatagacgttaaagaagtgttggctggaaggtgcttccttcagtcgtagctaggagtccagtttaggcagtagcataagtcctagctgagtgggtttatacaaagtgttgtataaatcaaaatcttctagtggaacctacccgtggtggtagaaggggtgacgtaggagcagttgaaatcTCCGATCATCCacaaacatatcttgtgtatttaactgattaactattgttttaaaattgtttcgaTCAGTTTACGCactcgtcagttcagttgtcaccataattgaactgaagaatgcaaaaactaatttGTCTTTCTtcggttattcagtttacataagttaaaatgttttctaataacagtcttcttcacgaaagattacttcgagtttcttccgcttggttttaaaccaaactcgatttaatttatcggtgttaatattcttagaacacgagctattgcagctcattggagaatatagtgctcgaaatgccttcgaaagcactagcacactcgatccttcatcatcgtatcatcgtattagtcacaattacttcatttccttcaacgtttcgattttcatcactttataaaaattaaacatgcatataacgtttttctattaaatcaagcatgcaacatgtcttttaacgttatcgtttcatcataaaatttcgtaaaaattttaaaaataaacatttttaacatattaaaaattcataaacatttaaaataacattttaacatataaaaattcataaacataataatgatattagcatataaaacaacaatcaggacactgccatgacgtttactaatttttaggtgtaaaattatcgttttacccttagacgtaaaatttcacgtttttgacattttcttaatttcattgactctaacatgttccaaataattatttaacctaaattaaatttcccataattttatttagcttaaatactagacttttaattaatccttaattattcgtttttaatgtgttttaattccgaattcaatcaaactttaatataaaattcttaaattaaaaacttagattttttatattattttagccctcgtgaaccattaCTTGACCCCCGTGAgtcatgttttgaattattttccaAAAAGAAAACCCTAGTCCCTCGACCCAAGCCCCTTCGAGCCACCTTCATGTTTTTCTCGAGCCAAGCTTGAGCCGGCCTGAGCCATCATCGAGCCAGCCCTCCCTTgaaccctactggaccctaagCACCCAAGGAACTTGACCCTAGCCCCAACCGCAAGCCACAACACCAGCTTTAGCTCACGGCCTAGAACTTCTCCCATGACAAAGACTCTTGAGCTCgcgcctaggacctagccaaccgAACCAAACCCTAAACCAGCCCCTTGTgaaccctcctaggaccctagtGAGTCGACCAAGCCTAGCCCAAAGTTCCCTGGCCGAGCCATCTCTCCCTGCACAAGCTGCTGTACCTGCATGCCTGCATGTGTGCTctcgggttggagtcctagcttgctaagACTCCTTCCCAGCGCTCGACTCGAGTcttagcgtggctaggacttcTTACCTGACCTAGGTAGCCCTAGTCCCAGCCGAGACCAAGCCACAACAGCAAACTCCATAACCCGATCGCCAAGACACCACACAACAGTTTCGGTTCCAGCTTGTGTTATATCATATTGAAGCGATTTTCGTGTGTGGCTAAGAcccttaaacttgtgtaaagACAACCCTTATCAATACCctaaccatggcagccccttaacacatattaaacataatttttggatcaaaatacatattttaaaaatcataaaagaaGCATATACGAAAATCTAACTAAGTGTCCCTTGTTTATCATGCAAAACATgtttaaacaaatactatggtgtgatagatgtactcacatccttcaaaacatgttatcatattcatcacttaataaaatcatgcatatacgtaaatttttcttaaaatcaaacatgcaacaaaattttcataattacgtaaaaaaatcatattcgtgatacataaatatttaaaaacatgttaaatttgtgatcagggcgctgccaTGACTAAAAAATCGACCCagatgcaaaatgatcattttgccgcTGGAAACcctaaatgaccattttacccctggacctcaaaatttcgacccgaagtcaaccaaactccttaaaacccCTCAAAACATAATGATAAtcatttcttagatgtaaactcgaaCGCGTTCCAAAACAtacaattcgttttaaaacttggaccacggtcccggttttaacccgaaacttaaccaaacttttctcaacttaaaccatgacttaaTAAGACATAACCATGCCCCTGACAACCTATTTCAGACCACTAAGAACCCTCGAAAGCCCCCTGGTCCTTACTGAATTTTCTGCACTATGGACGACCGAACCCTAATGCACCATGGTCCGAAATTTTTGACCCTAGCTCGACTCTAGGCTGGACCAGCCCTGAACTACACCACCCTAGGACCATGACCAGCCCGAAGACTCCTTCTTGGACCGACCTAACCATGCCCAAAGCCCCCAAACTCGCGGACATGCGCAACAACCCCAAACTACCCTATCTTCAAACCACTCGAGACCAACTCAGCACCATGCCCTTCGAACCGCTTATGGGCCACGACCAGCCACTCACAGCCCTCTCCTAGCTCTGTCACGGACCCAAGAGGGTCGGCTCTTTGGCTGGAATCGAGCCATGCACAGCTGGACACACTAAAGCACTCGATCAATCCAAACCAAGCCCTAACCAAAAGCAACTCGCCTAGCTATCTATTCAACTCGACCAAGCCATGACTCCAGCCCTTAGGTTCCTTGTCCCTTGATGTGTTCAACACCCTAGCAATGTAGACTAGCAGCCTCTTACACAACCATTCAAGAAAAACGTGAGTTTAATCAAATGTATGAAATTCTTTCATGTCAAACCATGCCAANtcaaccaaactccttaaaacccCTCAAAACATAATGATAAtcatttcttagatgtaaactcgaaCGCGTTCCAAAACAtacaattcgttttaaaacttggaccacggtcccggttttaacccgaaacttaaccaaacttttctcaacttaaaccatgacttaaTAAGACATAACCATGCCCCTGACAACCTATTTCAGACCACTAAGAACCCTCGAAAGCCCCCTGGTCCTTACTGAATTTTCTGCACTATGGACGACCGAACCCTAATGCACCATGGTCCGAAATTTTTGACCCTAGCTCGACTCTAGGCTGGACCAGCCCTGAACTACACCACCCTAGGACCATGACCAGCCCGAAGACTCCTTCTTGGACCGACCTAACCATGCCCAAAGCCCCCAAACTCGCGGACATGCGCAACAACCCCAAACTACCCTATCTTCAAACCACTCGAGACCAACTCAGCACCATGCCCTTCGAACCGCTTATGGGCCACGACCAGCCACTCACAGCCCTCTCCTAGCTCTGTCACGGACCCAAGAGGGTCGGCTCTTTGGCTGGAATCGAGCCATGCACAGCTGGACACACTAAAGCACTCGATCAATCCAAACCAAGCCCTAACCAAAAGCAACTCGCCTAGCTATCTATTCAACTCGACCAAGCCATGACTCCAGCCCTTAGGTTCCTTGTCCCTTGATGTGTTCAACACCCTAGCAATGTAGACTAGCAGCCTCTTACACAACCATTCAAGAAAAACGTGAGTTTAATCAAATGTATGAAATTCTTTCATGTCAAACCATGCCAAAAACGTAGGTATATGCTAGATCAAAAGTTTCCTCATACAAATTCAAATACATCAGCATAATTAGCATGAATGATGATAAAAAGGATGATACAAGGCGTGCTTTAGCGTTTATATGTTCAAAAACTAGGAGATACGTGCATAGGACTTGCACCGGAGAGGCGGAGAAGAAgcttttcttgaaaattatggAGGCCGACTGTTGCTGCTGAAAAAAAATGAGGGGAGGCTGCTGTATTTTCGAGAAAATGGAGGCTGCTAATGAGGGAGGGGCTTCCAAGGGGTGTTAAgtaggtttagggtttgatTCGATGGAGTTTTGGTCAAAATGTACtacactaatgggcttaaaagggttttgagcccattaaactctaaaataaacccatcaaacccaataacactctcgaaaaatattcgtttaggtacgtttttgaaaatattgtccaaaccctcaaaaagtcccctgaTTCGTTAAATTTTGCGTACAGGTAAAAAATATGCCCCACTGAGTAATAATACCCACCAAagcccatttttttaaaaaatacacttaaaaacacctcatattaaataattaaaattaattatttaataaaaatattttctcctaATCATCCCCGATCTCCGTTACTCGTTCGcacgcgaaatgcaacttaaaaccctaatacatgaaactttaaaaataccgaTGAAATAACACCTAACCATGCAATATTAATGGAttatatgcataaaaatcattaaacacatattttaaataaaatcctacaTTCCATTTAGTCgggttacgtagttcgaatttcttTAATCTTACATTATACTTTTCACATTAAAAATAACACTCTTTTTACTAAAATCCATATATATTACacaattaatataaaatgatatttttgcaataaaaataatattttaaacacaAAAAATAATCCTTTCTTGAGTCAAATTAGGTTAACTCAGAAATCCGTctaacaaaatttatttggtatttttatattaacaaaatttatCTTTACACATTATATTAAGCATGCTCGAGGCATTAGAAGACAGACCACTTCTGACCATTTTGTTTCTTCAAAACCAAGAGACGGGCAAAGAGATCTAATTCGGAAGTATATTTTTCTGGAGATATTGTTTTTACCAACCAAAATGTCTATTTTATATATTCTATTACAAATGCAtttcaattattataatattatattttattatttaattgatttctaTTATGGAGATTATTTTTAAGTAAACATAATTTAACAGTTGACAAATACAAATATAAagttaaaatttgataacatgaTTATCCAAATTCGTAAAAAGTAAACATAATGGaccaaaatcacaaatttccaaaaattaaaacaataaaaaaccAGAAACACAAGCAGTGTCCTGTTTCTGTTTCGAATTATTGTTTTCCCAAAAAGAAGACTCCCAAACAAACTATTTACctattaattattttcaatgaaaCAGCAACAATACAAGCTTTATAAAGCATCTAATAAGTTATGAAACATTAAATGAGGTGATATATTGACATAAAAACATAAGCTTAGCCAAACATACATGCATCACAAATCCAAATGCAACGAAGATGTTTGGAAATCAAACCATTGCCAAGTTTTCATAGAACTGCACTTTGTAACAAAGAATCTCCTTCATCCTTCCTTGAGCTTATGgaaaaaacataaaaggaaGGTCATATCGAAATCAGCAAggaaaagaaaacaagaaaagaaaCGAATGAATTCCCATTCCCTTGTCCTTCACGAGTAAGACAATCGCAACTTATTTGACAAATAAATGCAAATCTACACAAACTGAAGACCCTTACGGTACTTGTGGTAAGCCTTGCGCGTTGCTCTTCATCAGCTAACAAAAATGTCATCGTGTGCCCCATGGAAAGCACCAACATCCCTAGTATAAGTGACCACGAGAAAAACACATTTGGATGAAAACAGATAATTTTTAAGAGAAAAACAAGATGGCGACATGATCATAAGCTGGTTGTAGAACTAGACTCTATGAATCTAAATTTGCTTTACCTTTAAATCATCGTTTCCATAATGCTTCTGGAAGTTTGAGTATGTTGTTTCAGTTGGCATGACAGGTACCTTTCCAGTGTCACTGTTTTTTTCTTCTCTTACTCGGCTAAAAATGTGACTATATTCTTCTGCTGAAGCAGGATTGGTTTCATCCCACTCACCGAACTTGGGTATAGCAGGGCTTTTATCAGGCTGCCACagtaattaaaatttcataaatttacAGTTGATATATAGTGGTGGTAAACTACGTCCCATGTTTCTCAAAACTCACAATAACTAAGAgcaaatttgaaatttcaggATCTTTTCCAGCATTGAAGCTGTGCTTTACCTCTGTACAAACTCGTTTACATATGGTTTTATTGGACTAGAAGCAAAGATTGTGACTCTTCAGTCTCAACCAGTTCCCACAGTCGAACTTTCAATGAATGATAACTATTAAAATACACCAGCTCAGAGTCTAAAAATAGATCACAACATTGTAGGTTCATGTCTTAAAGGAATGACAAAAAGGGTTTCcaattaaaaaataagtttAAGGCATAAATTGCCTCACATTAGTCTCTAAACTGAGTGACTCTTGGCAATGGCCCCCAAAACAAATTCTCTGAAAAATCACCCAAAATGTCTCCAATTACAAAATAAGTGTGAGAAGCATAAACTGCTCCACAATAGTCTCTAATTTGATTGACTTTTGGCCCCCAAAACAAATTCTTCGAGAAATCAGCGATCACCAGGCTGATTTGCAAttggtgattttttttcatCCATTTCCGTTGGAATGTGGAATTTAGAGTACCGTGCTACACATTCATAAGTTGAGGGGCTTACATGACAAACATTAAATCTTGCAGATTCAAGTGTTCTGATGCTACATTATCTGCTTAAAATACCTAAAGAATTTAATCTTAACCAATCTCAACTCCCATATGCGATTTATCAACTACTTTTGTATGAATAAACCAATAAAATGAGTGAATTTTCGATATGCGTAAGACAGAGTGAGATAAGAAATTACAGTGTCATCGCCTTTCGCCACTGATCTCAACCGAGATCTTCCAGGAGTAGAGGGTGCCAGGCTATGGCTACTTTCAGACGTAGCCTTCCTTTCCCAAGATGGAGAAGAAAATCCACTGTTTTTTCCTCCAACTCTTCCCTGTGAATGCGGATGCAGTGGTGAAGGTTCAACGCTTCGATTAGACCCAGCACTCTGTCGAGAAACCCTTGAAGGTGTATTATTGCCAGAGCTAGGTCTCCGACCTGCAATTTCATTGTGTAGTGGAGAATCGGTAAATCGTCGCATATCACCTTCTTCCCGAATTTTTCGAGTATCATGCCAAGACCCATGCGTGTCTAAGGCCTTAAATGCTTCAGATTCTTGTTTAATGTTTCCAGGTTGTCCACGACCATGAAATTTGTGAGATGGTTCAATTGATGATTTATGAACAGTAAGGTTAGGGCGTAAAGGTGAATGACTAGTTATACGTATGTCACCCTCCTCTTGGCTAGAGAGTAGCTCATGCTTAGGTGATGCAGCAGAAGATAATTTATTGCCTTTAGATTGAATCTCGAGATTTCCTTGATCATTTTGTAACAATTGGCCACTTTTCTTGCCCTTCCTCGCATTATCAAAGCATATGGTATATGGAATTTCTTCGCTTTCCCAATTGCCAAATTGTGGAACCTTTGCGCGCTGCGGTGAGAATCAAGAACAAGCAGGTCCATGAATCGAGAAGAAAAATTAGTATTGAAAGTGTAACATGATAATTATAAAACATGATGATCTCATCCATTATGACTAAAACTTACTAATCCCTTGAGTGAAAATGTAAAGGATAATTTTAAAGGGTAGCTAATAGAGTACATTTCCTATATTTTTTTGTGCGATTTTACTTTCAAATGTCCATGTTTATTCCAACTaagaaaatataacaaaaaagtTGATCATTGACAAGCATAAGATGCTGCCAAATATAGGGTTATAAAATAAAGGCTCTGTGAGGGAAAATCGGTATCAGCTTAATATCACTTGGAGATGAAGATCTAAACGAATGTACAATGATCATAAACTACATGCTTCGCCATTAATACTTCCTGGTTTTAtgtgtttcattttatttttaatcctTAAATGGGGGGTGATCTGCCTAGTCTCTCAAATCTGTCTCTTCCACATCATTTAATTCTTAGGTTATGTTTACTTTCAACAAATGTCAAAGCCGAAAGTGAAAACTCGTGTTTAAGCAATTGGGAATTGGATTtttccagtgcctacacggattGATGCTCTCTTAGGTTACCCACAAATTAAATaagaagataataataataagaacaataataataataataataataataataataataataagaagaagaaaaataataacaagaataataataagaagaaaaataacaataacaataccAATaccaataataataaagaactaaaaattaataattacacAGCCAGGATAACTTTATTAAGGGTTTGCGAGCCACAAAAGGGTTTGGGAACCACAACAAAAGACGAGCAATAAATTCTAGGTGCCACTTCCAAGTAACATTGGTACACATTTGCTAGTAGTGAAAGATTAGATAGTCAACTTACAGAATAACTAAGAGTACAGGTCAATGTGAGAAGAGTTAGAGTAGTTACATGTATGGTTGGTTATAGTGGAGTTGTATAAATAGAGAATAGAAAGAGAACAGGGACGTAGAAGCATTTTGTAAAGAATTCTCCCAAATCTTTTCTGAGTATAATTGTTCATCTTCATCTATCTTCTTGTGTctcttttctttcttgatttatgAAGGAGAGTTCCTTGACAAACATCTactcatttttttaatctaGATGTTAATTGGTTATCCTCTCCTTTTCGCTCTTGTTTATA comes from Primulina huaijiensis isolate GDHJ02 chromosome 2, ASM1229523v2, whole genome shotgun sequence and encodes:
- the LOC140967325 gene encoding RPM1-interacting protein 4-like — protein: MERAKVPQFGNWESEEIPYTICFDNARKGKKSGQLLQNDQGNLEIQSKGNKLSSAASPKHELLSSQEEGDIRITSHSPLRPNLTVHKSSIEPSHKFHGRGQPGNIKQESEAFKALDTHGSWHDTRKIREEGDMRRFTDSPLHNEIAGRRPSSGNNTPSRVSRQSAGSNRSVEPSPLHPHSQGRVGGKNSGFSSPSWERKATSESSHSLAPSTPGRSRLRSVAKGDDTPDKSPAIPKFGEWDETNPASAEEYSHIFSRVREEKNSDTGKVPVMPTETTYSNFQKHYGNDDLKGCWCFPWGTR